A genomic stretch from Candidatus Omnitrophota bacterium includes:
- a CDS encoding MCP four helix bundle domain-containing protein: protein MNRFSNMKFSTKIIVSYMLLFFIIVALGAFSITQLNNVNYIATEIEKIWLPATRTLGDINKCISELRIIELQHISSSSKDDMDRFENQAKEIIGGIASEQSIYEPLIVLNEEKILYASFRENWARYIKETERIFALSRENKKSEALSMLRDESQLLYNNSSDSIIGLINLNEHGGIDLSQRADFISSLSSLQIVILIVAGLFVGISASTYITYSLLVYVRISKKYQFLPAKH from the coding sequence ATGAACAGATTTTCGAATATGAAATTTTCTACCAAGATTATCGTTTCTTATATGTTATTGTTTTTCATTATCGTGGCGTTAGGGGCGTTTTCCATAACCCAATTGAATAACGTCAATTACATTGCCACGGAGATTGAAAAAATCTGGCTGCCCGCCACCCGCACCCTAGGGGATATCAATAAATGCATCTCCGAATTGCGAATCATCGAACTTCAACATATCTCCTCGTCTTCCAAAGACGATATGGATCGGTTCGAGAATCAAGCCAAAGAGATCATCGGCGGGATTGCCAGCGAACAATCGATTTACGAACCTCTGATCGTTTTGAACGAAGAGAAAATACTCTATGCTTCCTTCCGCGAAAATTGGGCGCGCTATATCAAGGAAACCGAACGAATCTTCGCTTTGTCCAGGGAGAACAAAAAGAGCGAAGCCTTGTCAATGCTGCGCGACGAATCCCAACTCCTTTACAATAACAGCAGCGATTCGATCATCGGCCTAATCAACTTGAACGAACATGGAGGCATCGATTTAAGCCAGAGGGCCGATTTCATCTCGTCTCTTTCTTCTTTGCAAATCGTGATTTTGATCGTCGCCGGATTATTCGTCGGCATTTCCGCCAGCACGTATATCACCTATAGTCTGTTGGTTTATGTCAGGATTTCCAAGAAATATCAATTCTTACCGGCAAAGCATTGA
- the corA gene encoding magnesium/cobalt transporter CorA has protein sequence MLKHYQKHRDKVGREPGCALHVGGHETVECKIRMLDYDSAGLREKENPRLEECEQGKNQTTVCWIDAVGIDQVETIGELGRRFGWHPLVVEDIVNAEQRPKMEEYDGYLYITLKALLFAEESHEIRREQISLIIGPSYVVTIREKEDPIWEPLLYRIRHDKGRIRRMGADYLAYAILDLIVDNYFLVLERIDKRMESVEKELIVHPAAATVRKIHHLKKELLILRKLVWPLREMIGRLYKEEDALFHKEVSPFLRDLEDHVIQIIDMIEIYRDSTSSMLDLYLSQTSYRLNEIMKVLTMFASIFIPLTFLAGVYGMNFTFMPELHWRFGYPLILGVMISSAIGMFLYFRRKKWI, from the coding sequence ATGCTGAAACATTATCAAAAACATCGAGACAAAGTAGGACGCGAACCGGGATGCGCTCTCCATGTAGGCGGGCATGAGACGGTTGAATGCAAAATTCGGATGCTTGATTACGACTCCGCCGGTTTGCGCGAAAAAGAAAATCCCCGTCTCGAAGAATGCGAACAAGGCAAGAATCAAACCACCGTTTGCTGGATCGATGCGGTCGGCATCGACCAGGTTGAAACCATCGGCGAGTTGGGAAGGCGCTTTGGCTGGCATCCTCTAGTCGTGGAAGATATCGTCAATGCGGAACAAAGACCCAAGATGGAGGAATATGACGGCTATCTTTATATAACCCTAAAAGCGCTCCTGTTCGCCGAGGAATCCCATGAAATTCGCAGAGAACAAATCAGCTTGATTATCGGCCCTTCCTACGTTGTTACGATCCGGGAAAAAGAGGATCCGATTTGGGAACCCCTCTTGTATCGGATTCGTCACGACAAAGGCCGCATTCGAAGAATGGGGGCCGATTATTTAGCCTATGCGATTCTCGATCTGATCGTCGACAATTACTTCCTTGTCTTGGAACGGATAGACAAACGCATGGAATCGGTGGAGAAAGAGTTGATCGTCCATCCCGCCGCCGCCACCGTGCGAAAAATTCACCATCTCAAGAAAGAACTGCTGATCTTGCGGAAATTAGTATGGCCTTTGCGCGAAATGATCGGCCGGCTGTATAAAGAAGAAGATGCGCTCTTCCATAAAGAGGTTTCTCCGTTTCTGCGGGATTTGGAAGATCATGTCATACAGATTATCGATATGATCGAAATCTACCGGGATTCTACCTCGTCGATGTTGGATCTTTATCTTTCCCAAACCAGCTATCGCTTGAACGAAATCATGAAAGTGTTGACGATGTTCGCCTCCATCTTCATTCCCCTTACTTTTTTGGCGGGAGTGTATGGAATGAACTTCACGTTCATGCCGGAACTGCATTGGCGCTTCGGTTATCCGTTGATTCTCGGCGTCATGATTTCCAGCGCGATCGGCATGTTTCTTTATTTCCGGCGGAAGAAGTGGATTTGA